Proteins found in one Campylobacter canadensis genomic segment:
- a CDS encoding methyl-accepting chemotaxis protein: protein MKTNFKSLSICSKLNLSFNTMAVLVLIIALAFFAFKYTFSQLVKQEEQGVVKVKAGFNDITKLSKQAQEVLASVSKTFEETDNSMSENENLIEQFEFIGNVNSNLIKLLLNPSNDNLRSLTINTIRSWNQSFVQKDEELKKYSAKIEHAISSDETRTMCVELQGVFENIYADLIDRNYDNSEKLSKSLKQSSEYFTNLAASFTKNSESLNSVTADLNLLDEMRNAANVKSNIILGFLILTLIVTVVVVFVIFYILKDFKEDSQSIVNYLQTGMKNKNNRLKLERGEKDELLIISKFINSFVDKMQEIINIAGFTSEEIVNLSEYLKNLENQIHSINEKTASNVSVGNQIVISLDDNAKSAHTSKDKITESKNYLFDTSKTIYTLLEELNNSVQSQTILHSQIENLQQSVSQIKDVLNTINEIADQTNLLALNAAIEAARAGENGRGFAVVADEVRKLAENTQGSLGDIEASIKGIMDNLTQIGSSLKDNASILTHLAENGSKSQSSLNTTQNYVDEVVDNIEDQNNRSNTITEQTKGIILSMNSINDLLKESSKIVQIVAERSIKLKENDEALNQIIKN from the coding sequence ATGAAAACAAATTTTAAAAGCTTAAGTATATGCTCTAAGTTAAACTTAAGCTTTAATACTATGGCGGTGCTAGTTTTAATAATAGCACTAGCCTTTTTTGCATTTAAATATACATTTTCACAGTTAGTAAAACAAGAAGAACAAGGCGTTGTTAAAGTTAAAGCAGGCTTTAATGATATTACAAAACTATCTAAACAGGCTCAAGAAGTTTTAGCAAGTGTTAGTAAAACATTTGAAGAAACAGATAATTCAATGAGTGAAAATGAAAATCTAATTGAGCAATTTGAATTTATTGGGAATGTTAATTCTAATTTAATTAAACTTTTACTTAATCCAAGCAATGATAATTTACGCTCTTTAACTATAAACACAATTCGTAGTTGGAATCAAAGTTTTGTTCAAAAAGATGAAGAGTTAAAAAAATATTCTGCAAAAATAGAACACGCAATATCAAGTGATGAAACAAGAACAATGTGTGTAGAATTGCAAGGAGTGTTTGAAAATATTTATGCAGATTTAATTGATAGAAATTATGATAATTCAGAAAAACTATCAAAATCGTTAAAACAATCAAGTGAATATTTTACAAATCTAGCAGCATCATTTACAAAAAATTCGGAATCTTTAAATTCAGTAACAGCTGATTTAAATCTTTTAGATGAAATGAGAAATGCAGCTAATGTTAAATCAAATATAATTTTAGGCTTTTTAATTTTAACCTTAATAGTTACTGTAGTTGTAGTATTTGTGATATTTTATATTCTTAAAGATTTTAAAGAAGACTCACAAAGTATAGTAAATTATCTTCAAACAGGTATGAAGAATAAAAACAATAGATTAAAATTAGAGCGTGGGGAAAAAGATGAATTATTAATTATTTCTAAGTTTATAAATTCTTTTGTTGATAAAATGCAAGAAATTATAAATATTGCTGGATTTACTAGCGAAGAAATTGTAAATTTAAGTGAATATTTAAAGAATTTAGAAAATCAAATTCATAGTATTAATGAAAAAACAGCAAGTAATGTAAGTGTTGGTAATCAAATTGTTATTAGTCTTGATGATAATGCAAAATCAGCACATACTTCAAAAGATAAAATTACAGAAAGTAAAAATTATCTTTTTGATACCTCAAAAACTATTTACACTTTATTAGAAGAATTAAATAACAGTGTGCAAAGTCAAACAATTTTACATTCTCAAATTGAGAATTTACAGCAAAGCGTAAGTCAGATTAAAGATGTATTAAATACTATTAATGAAATTGCAGACCAAACAAATCTATTAGCCTTAAATGCAGCTATTGAAGCAGCTAGAGCAGGAGAAAATGGTAGAGGCTTTGCAGTTGTTGCTGATGAAGTTAGAAAACTAGCTGAAAATACTCAAGGCAGTTTAGGAGATATTGAAGCAAGTATTAAAGGTATTATGGATAATTTAACTCAAATTGGCTCATCGCTTAAAGATAATGCTAGTATTTTAACACATCTAGCAGAAAATGGTAGCAAATCACAAAGTAGCTTAAACACAACGCAAAATTATGTAGATGAAGTTGTGGATAATATTGAAGACCAAAATAACCGCTCAAATACAATCACAGAGCAAACAAAAGGAATTATTTTATCTATGAATTCAATTAATGACTTATTAAAAGAATCTTCAAAAATAGTACAAATTGTAGCAGAGCGTTCAATTAAGCTAAAAGAAAACGATGAAGCTTTAAATCAAATTATTAAAAACTAA
- a CDS encoding DUF3373 family protein — MKKLSVILGACLFSTSLFGADANSEIENLKKQVSSLQKSIDELEQRADENEFTSALDKINFGLEFSTSVTNTNYNLAGHKYHANNKWMSELFLNMNAQINDKTKFYGRLSIAKNWSQMGWGLSGSHPLELDAGRNTRTSGPVVYLSRAYLDYAITPELIATIGRQPGTDGPGSNLRNNALRQSTYPALMLNVLGDALVLTYKPDVLSDYDFAARLAYGKVYQWDNEGKVKDWMGDQEDVDSNLYYAEVEGKIPALGDNLMIFNVAHLTDFSLPLPVLGVKNLGDLSLYNLHFEQNKAFGSDFNYFISLGYSKGSNSNHKNIDVTPILKAQAAAQAAAGMSSNGKAAAATTQPAAIAAVQEMFKINEKNGYSVHVGARYDFTQSFKFGYEFFWGSKYWYTMSRPSINDPLNMRMTRGMAHDIYGIYQLDRNQFLRLSYTHVDNKFSNSATPIGGSVKLKDKNKADSFMLMYNVKL; from the coding sequence ATGAAAAAATTATCAGTTATCTTAGGTGCTTGTTTATTTTCTACTTCACTTTTTGGCGCTGATGCAAATAGTGAAATTGAAAATCTTAAAAAGCAAGTTTCAAGCTTACAAAAAAGCATAGATGAATTAGAACAAAGAGCAGATGAAAACGAATTCACTTCAGCTTTAGATAAGATTAATTTTGGATTAGAATTTTCAACTTCAGTTACAAATACAAACTACAATTTAGCAGGTCACAAATATCATGCAAACAATAAATGGATGAGTGAATTATTTTTAAATATGAACGCTCAAATTAATGATAAAACTAAATTTTATGGTCGTTTATCAATAGCTAAAAACTGGTCTCAAATGGGTTGGGGTTTAAGTGGTTCTCATCCATTAGAACTTGATGCAGGTAGAAATACAAGAACAAGTGGTCCTGTAGTTTATTTAAGCAGAGCTTATCTTGATTATGCAATCACTCCTGAATTAATTGCAACTATCGGTAGACAACCAGGTACAGATGGTCCAGGAAGCAATTTAAGAAACAATGCTTTAAGACAATCAACTTATCCAGCATTAATGCTAAATGTTTTAGGAGATGCTTTAGTATTAACTTATAAACCAGATGTATTAAGCGATTATGATTTTGCAGCAAGACTTGCTTATGGTAAGGTTTATCAATGGGATAACGAAGGAAAAGTAAAAGATTGGATGGGCGATCAAGAAGATGTAGATTCTAATTTATATTATGCTGAAGTAGAAGGAAAAATCCCTGCTTTAGGCGATAACTTAATGATTTTTAACGTAGCTCACTTAACTGATTTTTCTTTACCATTACCAGTTCTTGGTGTAAAAAATTTAGGCGATTTAAGCTTATATAATTTACATTTTGAGCAAAATAAAGCATTTGGAAGTGATTTTAATTACTTTATTTCTTTAGGATACTCAAAAGGTAGCAACTCAAATCACAAAAATATAGATGTAACTCCAATTCTTAAAGCTCAAGCAGCAGCTCAAGCGGCAGCAGGTATGTCATCAAACGGAAAAGCAGCGGCAGCAACTACTCAGCCAGCAGCGATTGCAGCAGTTCAAGAGATGTTTAAAATAAATGAAAAGAATGGATATTCAGTTCATGTAGGTGCTAGATACGACTTTACTCAAAGCTTTAAATTTGGTTATGAATTCTTTTGGGGTAGCAAATACTGGTACACAATGTCTCGCCCAAGCATAAACGACCCACTAAATATGAGAATGACAAGAGGTATGGCTCATGATATTTATGGTATTTATCAGCTTGATAGAAATCAATTCTTACGCCTAAGCTATACTCATGTAGATAATAAATTCTCAAATTCAGCTACACCAATTGGCGGCAGTGTTAAACTAAAAGATAAAAATAAAGCAGACAGCTTTATGCTAATGTATAACGTAAAATTATAA
- a CDS encoding ATP-dependent helicase, which produces MSNLNNEQLAAVNANLGHNLIIASAGTGKTSTIVARIEKLLNDGAKASEIMLLTFTNKAATEMIERLSKKLGSSAIKGIKSGTFHSISLDYLKKHKKVVLKRSKELRWLLKSIYDKYPKRDDLYDYSYLADIYSMYNNTCLDMNFYDWFKQNYEAHSHNAKFYTNILSEFEEQKNTHNFYDFDDLLLKAKDFFKNEFKDEFVEVLVDEYQDTNNLQSSILDCIKKKSLFCVGDYDQSIYAFNGANIEIIASFKRRYENAKIYSLNKNYRSTQRILDFANRVICNNERLYPKQLVVTRTQESKAILLNQFEFSKEQYSFVAEQISNTLLENPKEQIAVIYRNNSSGDEIERVLKQNLIKCIRKGGNSFYDLKEIASLINLAALCANKSDILSFIDILQQSKGVGAVRVNIIYQAFLELGNGSLLKGILNPIKKSEYNFLKKKDFKLGLFAKTLKEDEQKSYEDLVKSDFKHNPVLLLDELNDENILFLEQLYLFLKDNQNINSPYLLLKNTFFSKIFTMIIDNIAVKRAYIGTKFSPSLKEEKINSIKKNCSYILEDAKNYDNNADFFEKTLLNTEFKNQKGVQLLTVHASKGLEFNVVYLIDLAQGKFPNIKLSKNAGGIEEERRLFYVALTRAKNELILTWAKKDNENDKELIRSIFIDEGMKI; this is translated from the coding sequence TTGAGTAATTTAAACAACGAGCAATTAGCAGCAGTAAATGCTAATTTAGGACATAATCTAATAATAGCAAGCGCAGGAACGGGCAAAACTAGCACAATAGTTGCAAGGATTGAAAAATTATTAAACGATGGTGCAAAAGCAAGTGAAATTATGCTTTTAACCTTTACAAACAAAGCTGCAACAGAAATGATAGAAAGACTTAGCAAAAAATTAGGTTCTAGTGCTATTAAGGGTATTAAAAGTGGTACTTTTCACTCAATTAGTCTAGACTATTTAAAAAAGCATAAAAAAGTCGTACTAAAAAGAAGTAAAGAGTTAAGATGGCTTTTAAAAAGTATTTATGATAAGTATCCAAAAAGAGATGATTTGTATGATTATTCATATCTTGCAGATATTTATTCAATGTATAATAATACTTGTCTTGATATGAATTTTTATGATTGGTTTAAACAAAATTATGAAGCACACTCGCATAATGCAAAATTTTATACAAATATTTTAAGTGAATTTGAAGAGCAAAAAAATACACACAATTTTTATGATTTTGATGATTTATTGCTAAAGGCAAAGGATTTTTTTAAAAACGAATTTAAAGATGAATTCGTTGAGGTCTTAGTAGATGAATATCAAGATACAAATAATTTACAAAGTTCAATTTTAGATTGTATTAAAAAAAAATCTTTATTTTGTGTAGGAGATTATGACCAAAGTATTTATGCTTTTAACGGTGCAAATATTGAAATAATTGCAAGTTTTAAAAGAAGATATGAAAATGCTAAAATTTATTCACTTAATAAAAATTACCGCTCAACTCAAAGAATTTTAGATTTTGCAAATCGTGTAATTTGTAATAATGAAAGATTGTATCCTAAGCAATTAGTAGTTACAAGAACCCAAGAAAGCAAAGCGATTTTACTAAATCAATTTGAATTTAGCAAAGAGCAATACAGCTTTGTAGCAGAGCAAATATCAAATACTCTTTTAGAAAATCCAAAAGAACAAATTGCAGTAATTTATAGAAATAATTCAAGCGGAGATGAGATTGAAAGGGTTTTAAAACAAAACCTAATTAAGTGTATTAGAAAGGGCGGTAATTCTTTTTATGATTTAAAAGAAATAGCAAGTTTAATTAATCTTGCAGCCTTGTGTGCAAATAAATCAGATATTTTAAGTTTTATTGATATCCTTCAACAAAGTAAAGGCGTTGGTGCGGTTAGGGTTAATATTATTTATCAAGCTTTTTTAGAGCTTGGCAATGGCTCTTTATTAAAAGGCATTTTAAATCCAATTAAAAAAAGCGAATATAATTTTTTAAAGAAAAAAGATTTTAAGCTAGGTTTATTTGCAAAAACATTAAAAGAAGATGAGCAAAAAAGTTATGAAGACTTAGTAAAAAGTGATTTTAAACACAATCCTGTATTGTTGCTTGATGAGTTAAATGATGAAAATATTTTATTTTTAGAACAATTATATTTATTTTTAAAAGATAATCAAAACATAAATTCTCCATATCTTTTACTAAAAAATACTTTTTTCTCAAAGATTTTTACAATGATAATTGACAATATTGCGGTAAAAAGAGCCTATATTGGCACGAAATTTTCTCCAAGTTTAAAAGAAGAAAAAATAAATTCAATCAAAAAAAATTGCTCATATATTTTAGAAGATGCAAAAAATTATGATAATAATGCAGATTTTTTTGAAAAAACCCTTTTAAATACAGAATTTAAAAACCAAAAAGGCGTACAGCTTTTAACCGTGCATGCAAGTAAAGGTTTAGAATTTAATGTAGTTTATTTAATAGATTTAGCTCAAGGAAAATTCCCAAATATTAAATTAAGTAAAAATGCAGGTGGTATTGAAGAAGAAAGAAGGTTATTTTATGTTGCTTTAACAAGGGCAAAAAATGAACTAATATTAACTTGGGCAAAAAAAGATAACGAAAATGATAAAGAATTAATTCGTTCAATTTTTATTGATGAAGGTATGAAAATATAA
- a CDS encoding LTA synthase family protein: MQIALRALLLFMYFLILSFVFKLVFLYKNDVLFVNDSLISILSSMRFDIQIYAYCFSVFYIFALINKYLANAFYYVLSFVCLAINLAFFVYFNIYHQNFGVELFLFKNEEIFALIKSGLKSNYGVVSSIILFFILMIVNIYILNSVNKIKIKTSVLKNILSFIFYAFFMMFCINQQFSFKADFIQRRIIASENEIVNISVFGHFIGFINAIEQIRKQTNIDWDSFKLDSPKKVACEFFNINPCTGKIDLKKYLHKVKQDDEYFKAQKIYYIISESLSDWVMQDRFNDIFTDIHTLAKEGAYISALHNAPATKQSLEVQILNTYNTTDDTAAKYAKIKKHFFSLNDNLKNLHLSSAFFMGGHDNWGNIANLTRLSNFNANFYAPQIRAVFKDDSINSEWGVFDDVLFKYVALKDYDFNVIMSTTNHPTYNLEFQKRKLFSLPFEKAEKLSKKYKNELLTIYWYQKVLVDFIKEQSNKYPDALFVITGDHYGRYNIDDSLDLKITHTVPIIMYSKNHKIYPICKITKHIDIGASIINLIAPKNYEYYSFGIPCFSLKEQDVKSYEQIGFNASFKNDKFINDELRQKQAQALSWYLIFKGNIIE; encoded by the coding sequence ATGCAAATTGCACTAAGAGCTTTATTATTATTTATGTATTTTTTAATACTTTCTTTTGTTTTTAAGCTTGTTTTTTTATACAAAAATGATGTTTTATTTGTAAATGATAGCTTAATTTCTATTTTATCATCAATGAGATTTGATATACAAATTTATGCTTATTGCTTTAGTGTGTTTTATATTTTTGCCTTAATTAATAAATATCTTGCTAATGCTTTTTATTATGTTTTAAGCTTTGTTTGTTTAGCTATAAATCTTGCCTTTTTTGTTTATTTTAATATTTATCATCAGAATTTTGGTGTTGAGTTATTTTTATTTAAAAATGAAGAAATTTTTGCTTTAATTAAAAGCGGATTAAAATCAAATTATGGAGTTGTAAGTTCTATAATTTTATTTTTTATTTTAATGATAGTTAATATTTACATTTTAAATAGTGTAAATAAGATTAAAATTAAAACAAGTGTCTTAAAAAATATTCTTTCTTTTATTTTTTATGCTTTTTTTATGATGTTTTGCATAAATCAGCAATTTTCTTTTAAGGCTGATTTTATTCAAAGAAGAATTATCGCTAGTGAAAATGAAATTGTAAATATAAGTGTTTTTGGGCATTTTATTGGTTTTATTAACGCAATAGAACAAATAAGAAAGCAAACAAATATTGATTGGGATAGTTTTAAGCTTGATAGTCCTAAAAAAGTTGCTTGCGAATTTTTTAATATAAATCCTTGTACAGGTAAAATTGATTTAAAAAAATATTTACATAAAGTAAAACAAGATGATGAATATTTTAAAGCACAAAAGATTTATTATATTATTAGCGAAAGCTTAAGCGATTGGGTTATGCAAGATAGATTTAATGATATTTTTACTGATATTCATACTCTTGCAAAAGAAGGTGCTTACATTAGTGCTTTACATAATGCTCCTGCTACAAAGCAATCTCTTGAAGTACAAATATTAAATACTTATAACACAACAGATGATACAGCAGCAAAATATGCAAAAATAAAAAAGCACTTTTTTTCATTAAACGATAATTTAAAAAATTTACATTTAAGCTCAGCCTTTTTTATGGGTGGGCATGATAACTGGGGAAATATTGCTAATTTAACTAGATTAAGTAATTTTAATGCCAATTTTTATGCACCGCAAATTAGAGCAGTATTTAAAGATGATAGTATTAATAGCGAGTGGGGAGTTTTTGATGATGTTTTATTTAAATATGTAGCGTTAAAAGATTATGATTTTAATGTAATTATGAGTACTACAAATCATCCTACTTATAATTTAGAATTTCAAAAAAGAAAGCTTTTTTCCTTACCATTTGAAAAAGCAGAAAAGCTAAGCAAAAAATATAAAAATGAATTACTAACAATTTATTGGTATCAAAAGGTTTTAGTTGATTTTATAAAAGAGCAAAGTAATAAATACCCAGATGCTTTATTTGTAATTACGGGCGATCATTATGGAAGATACAATATTGATGATAGCCTTGATTTAAAAATAACTCATACAGTACCAATTATAATGTATTCAAAAAATCATAAAATATATCCAATATGTAAAATCACAAAGCATATTGATATTGGTGCAAGTATTATAAATCTTATTGCACCTAAAAATTATGAATATTATTCATTTGGCATACCTTGTTTTTCACTAAAAGAACAAGATGTAAAAAGTTATGAGCAAATTGGCTTTAATGCTAGTTTTAAAAACGATAAATTTATAAATGATGAACTAAGGCAAAAACAAGCACAGGCTTTATCTTGGTATTTGATTTTTAAAGGAAATATTATTGAGTAA